Part of the Prochlorococcus sp. MIT 0603 genome is shown below.
CTGCATAAAAGCCGCTCCTTGCAAAATCGTGAAATCCAAAGAAGATTCCTCTAAAAGTTTTTCAGTGCAATACTTAATATCCATTAAAGGCACATTTCTGAATTGCTCTGCAGCTAAAAGTGAAAGAAAAACAACCCTTTTAACGCCTACAGACTCACAGGCTCTAAAAAGATTTAATTTGCCTTGCCAATCTGTTTCATAAACACTTCTTGGATCATCAGGCCTGCTTGTAGCTGCATCTATTACAGCGTCAATTCCACTCAATGCATACTCAAGATCTTTAGGATTCAATAAATCACCTTGAGTCAACTCACACCCCCATTCTTGGAGGTAAGAAGCTTTTCGAGGTCTCCTGACCATGCATCTAACTTGGATGCCAGAATCAATAGCCTTTTTGGCTATCTGCCTTCCAAGTGTGCCGGTTCCACCAATAATTAAAGCCTTCATCCCTGTGATCATTTCCAGTCAGAAGCTTAATAGCAAGGAGTCAATAAATGTGGGAAAAATCATTTACCCTGAATTTTAAGCAAAAATGCGCCGCCTAAAAGTCCTACAGGAATCAACACCCAAAAGATTGCAGCCGTTCCAAAAATCTCTGAAGCCATTTAAACATTTTTTATCATAATAACCATTTAACCCTCATAGGATATAAAACCCCAAGCTATTGGGCTTAATAGCAATAAATGCTTAATTTAAGAGAGGACCTATTCCATAAGCTCTTTTAGGGAAGTAGCTCCTATAATATTATTAATAAAAAATTTGAAAATAAAAACCTAAAACCAACTTCACCCTAATCCCCCCAGAGCAAGTATCTCATTGGATCCTCATCAAACGAAAGCATCAAAAAATTCTTTTTCTACAGATAATCCCAACTGGGGAAAACACCATTTCTGGAATTGGAATAATTTCTACTGCCATTGGAGAGTGCTGGGATCAACAAACAAACAACCTCTAGTTTTGATACATGGGTTTGGCGCCAGCAGCTCTCACTGGAGATCGAACGCAGATTTCTTTGTTCAAAAAGGTTTTCGAGTTTATGCATTAGATCTAATTGGATTTGGGAAATCAGAGCAACCAGGACCAAACAAAATCAAAAAGTTGGATAATTATTTTTGGTCTATGCAAATAGCTGCATTTCTTCAAAACATTGTTGAAACTCATAAAAACGGCAAGGCAATACTTTTGGGTAATTCACTTGGCGCTCTTACTGCCATAACAACTGCAGCGTTTTATCCAGAACTTGTTGGCCCAGTAATTGCAGAGCCTTTACCTGACCCAGCTTTAATTAATAGCAATAATTTCAAATCACCTCATTGGTTTTTATTAATTAAAAAAAATCTACTGAATATTTTTTTCAGACTCTTTCCTTTAGAGCTATTAATTCCTTTAATTGTTAAATCTAATCTAATTAACTTAGCTCTACAAGCTGCATACTATAACTCTATAAAAAAAGACAATGAATTAAAAAGAATTGTTAGTGAACCGGCCAAAAGGAATTCTGCACCAAGAGCTCTTAGAGCTATGTGTATTGGCATGGCAACAAGAAATAAAGAGCACACTGCCCCTTTTTTATTAGATCGAATTAATTCAATGCCAAATCACTCGCCCATTCTTCTTGCTTGGGGTAGAGAAGATAAGTTTGTACCTCTTCGCATTGGACAGGGACTAAAAAATCAATACCCTTGGCTGGATTTATTTATTTTAGAAAATACAGGCCATTGTCCTCATGATGAATCATCTAGAAACTTCAATAATTACATTTTAAATTGGTTGAAAAATCATTTGGAAGGATATATACAATAAGAACCATGAAGCATACTCTTTCAGTTCTAGTTGAAGATCAATCAGGTGCTCTTAGCAGAATATCTGGGCTATTTGCTCGAAGAGGCTTCAATATTGATAGCCTTGCTGTTGGCCCTGCAGAAGCTCCTGGAATATCCCGTTTAACAATGGTAGTGGAGGGTGACGATAGAACTCTGCAACAAATGACAAAGCAATTAGACAAGTTGGTAAATGTTCTCAATGTAATAGATCTAACAACATTACCTGCAGTTGAAAGAGAGTTAATGTTGTTAAAAGTTTCAGCGAATAATGAACATAGATCAAGCATTCTAGATCTAGTTCAGGTTTTCAGGGCAAAAGTTGTTGATGTTTCAAACAATGCCCTTACCTTGGAGGTAGTAGGTGACCCTGGAAAGCTTGTAGCCCTTGAAAAGCTTTTAGAGCCTTATGGGATTCTTGAAATAGCACGAACAGGGAAAGTAGCATTAGAGCGAGCTTCAGGGATCAATACAGAACTTTTAAAGTCATCTTCAAAAAGCAAAAATCTACCTAGCTGAAAATATACTTTCAATTAATTTCTTATTCTTTTAATACTTAAAATAACATCGCCTTCTTCTATTAAATCAATAACATTCATTCCTTTGACAACTTTACCAAATACTGAGTATCTACCATCAAGCTCTGGCAAATCCTTTAGGGCAATATTAAACTCCATATTTGCTGAATTTAGTCCAATTGATCTAGCCATAGACAAAGAACCTCGTCTATGAGTTAAAACAATGCGCTTGAAATCATCACTCATAAAGATAAGTTCATTGTAACGTGGTATATCTTCTCCTCTGATTTTTATTTCTAAAGGTATATTCTTTAAAGCTATGCTTTTATTATTAATATAACTTTGATTTTCTAGCTTAGCATCAAGATCTAAATTATATTTATGTCCTTGATATCCTCCTCTAACTATATAAGGAAAAGGGTCCTTTATGACATTATTAAAATAACTTCCATCATATAAGCTTCTATCAACTAAAGAAAGAAAGTTAGTAGAGGTAAGTGGAGCAGATTTACCATCTAATTGCAAAACTACTTCACCTCTATTTGTTATCATTTGCACATTTATTATTTGATCTATGCATTTATTACCTTCTTTCAAACAAAAGTCTTTAGATGTTTTCCTTACAGGGACAGCACATCCAAAAACACTTAATAGAGATAATAATCCAATAAAGTATTTAAGGATGAAAACTAACCTCATGAATTTGGTATGAATTTTCTCACTCTAATTTGACAAGCCTTCTAAGTTTACTTTTAAGAACCTAGCTAATTCTGCACCCTCCTGTTCTAACATCAAAAGAGGCTGGGGACCCCCAACTGGACTAATTGGCAGATCATTCCTACCTTTCAGTCTTAAACAAATTCTTCTTCTAGGATTAAAGCCTTCTCTAATCTCCAACTTAACTGCCTGAATTTCTTCAATTGATACTTGAACAACAATTTCCTTGAAAAAACCTTGCCTGGAAATAGAAAGAACACCTTTCTCTTTATCAAATCGATTAAAGCCAGAACCATAATCAACTTTAATTAATGCCCACAAATAAGCTGCAATAGAAGTTCCTAAAACTCCATAAAAACCCATGAACAAGCCTTGTGGCACAAATATCAATGTCGCCGCATTGCCCAAAGGCAAGAAATCTTTGCCGAAATAACTTGATAGCGCAGCAAGAGAAAAACCAATCCCTCCGATTGTTAAAAGTGTTGCAACTATGTAATTAGAGTTTTTCCTTGAACCTTTAACAATTTGTTCAAGAAATTTTTCAGAAGGCTCCACCGTATTAAGGGAGGGTTGAAGATCGGCTGACATAACTGTTCACAACTGAAAGTATTGTCTAATAAACAGGCCGAAAAAACATAAAAAGGTATTTCTTTGTTTGATTCGCAATACAACAACGGATTTCATCTGATAAAAATTTCCCCCGTCTTGCCTTGGTAATTGTTAAAGTCTCGGGCGTATCCCAAAAGCTCAGCAACGTTGCTCTCATGACGATAGCTGTTGGTAGCGCCCAAGAAAGAGGATGGTTTGACGTCCTTGATGACTGGCTTAAGCGCGACCGATTCGTATTTGTTGGTTGGTCTGGTCTTCTTCTCTTCCCTACTGCCTATTTGGCTATAGGTGGATGGTTTTTAGGCACAACTTTCGTAACTTCCTGGTACACACATGGTGTTGCCAGCTCTTATCTAGAAGGATGTAATTTCCTCACTGCTGCTGTTAGTACTCCTGGCGACGCCATGGGTCACAGCCTTTTGTTCCTATGGGGACCAGAGGCTCAAGGCAGCCTTGTTCGTTGGCTTCAACTTGGCGGACTATGGAATTTCGTTGTTCTACATGGTGCATTCAGCCTCATTGGCTTCATGCTACGTCAGTTTGAAATTGCAAGGCTTGTAGGCATTAGACCTTATAACGCTCTAGCTTTTTCAGCTGTTATAGCTGTGTATTCAGCTTGTTTCCTTATTTATCCTTTAGGGCAACATAGTTGGTTCTTTGCTCCTTCTTTTGGGGTGGCAGCTATTTTCCGTTTCATCTTATTTATACAAGGCTTCCATAACATCACCCTCAATCCATTTCATATGATGGGTGTTGCTGGAATACTTGGTGGAGCACTTCTTTGTGCTATTCACGGCGCAACTGTTCAAAACACCCTTTACGAAGACACTAGTGTCTATTCTGGAGGCAAAGCTCAAAGTACTACTTTCAGAGCTTTTGACCCTACCCAAGAAGAAGAGACTTACTCCATGATCACTGCTAATAGGTTCTGGAGTCAGATTTTTGGTATTGCTTTTTCAAACAAACGTTTTCTTCACTTCCTAATGCTCTTCGTGCCTGTTATGGGCATGTGGTGCGCCGCAATTGGCATCGTTGGTCTTGCTCTTAACTTAAGAGCTTATGACTTCGTTAGTCAGGAAATTAGAGCTGCTGAAGACCCAGAGTTTGAAACGTTCTATACAAAAAACATACTTTTGAATGAAGGTATGAGAGCCTGGATGTCTTCTGTGGACCAGCCACACGAAAACTTTGTATTCCCTGAGGAGGTACTCCCACGTGGAAACGCCCTTTAATAACCTTTTAAAAGCTCCTAATCAGAGCATTGAGGAAACTGGCTATGCCTGGTATGTAGGCAATGCTCGTCTAATCAATCTCTCTGGAAAACTATTAGGTGCTCATATTGCTCACACAGGACTTATGGTCTTTTGGGCTGGAGCAATGATGCTTTATGAGGTGAGCCATTTCACCTTTGACAAGCCTATGTGGGAGCAAGGTTTAATCCTTCTTCCTCATGTAGCCATGTTTGGCTATGGAATAGGCCCTGGCGGAGAAGTAGTAGATATAATGCCTTATTTCCAAGCTGGTGTTATTCACCTTGTTTCATCAGCAATTCTTGGATTCGGTGGGATTTATCACTCTCTCGCAGGACCTGAAAAATTAGAAGAAGAGTTTCCATTCTTTTCAACTGATTGGCGTGACAAAGATCAAATGACAACCATTCTAGGTCGTCATTTATGTGTTCTTGGTCTTGGTGCAATAGCTTTTTCTATCAACTGGCAATTCCTAGGAGGTCTCTATGACACTTGGGCTCCAGGTGGTGGTGAAGTGCGCTTAATTACACCTACAACTGATCCAGGGATTATCTTTGGATATCTTTTCCAAACCCCATGGGGAGGAGGAGGCAATATGGTTGGTGTTAATTCAGTCGAAGACATAGTTGGTGGCCACTATTACCTTGGAATAATTGAACTAATAGGTGGTCATTTCCATATGCAAACAAAACCATTCGGCTGGGCTCGTAGAGCTTTTATTTGGAATGGTGAAGCATTACTTAGTTATGCGTTAGGTGGATTATGTGTTGCAAGTTTCTATGCTTCAACCTTCGTTTGGTTTAACAACACTGCCTATCCATCTGAGTTTTATGGCCCAACAAATGCTGAAGCTTCACAGGCCCAAAGCTTTACATTCCTTGTAAGGGACCAAAGGATTGGAGCAAATGTTGGAACAACTATGGGTCCAACTGGTTTAGGTAAATACCTAATGCGTTCACCTACTGGAGAAATTATCTTTGGTGGAGAAACTATGCGTTTCTGGGATTTCCGTGGACCATGGCTTGAGCCACTAAGAGGAGAGAATGGATTAAGTCTTGACAAAATCCAAAATGATATTCAGCCTTGGCAAGTGCGTCGAGCTGCTGAATATATGACTCATGCACCTAATGCTTCTATCAACTCTGTTGGTGGAATTATTACTGAGCCCAATGCGGTTAACTTCGTTAATCTTCGCCAATGGCTAGCATCAGCTCATTTCTTCCTTGGTTGGTTTACCTTTATAGGCCATCTTTGGCATGCCGGTAGAGCAAGAGCAGCTGCAGGTGGTTTCGAAAAAGGTATTGATCGCAAAACTGAGCCTGCGCTTTCCATGCCTGACTTAGACTAAAGAAAAATAATTTTTCTTTCATAAAAAAAGCCTCCATTAAACATGGAGGCTTTTTTTATGCTTTTTTAAACCCAAAATCAATTCCAGCAATTGCTAAAGCATTTCTCAACCAAGGGAGACTAAGTCCTATAACATTGCTATAACAGCCTTCTATACTCTTAATATAAAATGCCCCTTTTCCTTCTAAAGCAAAACAACCTGCACAATTCATTGGTTCTTTAGTTCTTACATAATCTTCTATTTCAGCATGAGTTAATTCAGAAAAATTTATTTTTGTACTTATCACTTCTTGAATTACACCTTTGAAATCACAATTTAGAAAGTTTTTTTCAGCAGTTTTCCGATAAAGCAAACAATGACCTGTGTGAAGAATTCCTGTTTTGGCTGACATTAATTTCCAACGTTGAATGGCTTCTTGATCATCCTTTGGCTTGCCAAAAACATTACCTTTAAATTCAAATAAAGAATCACATCCTAAAACTGCTTGAAATTTGGAGTTTTCTTCATCTTCTAGCAGGATTTTTGAAGAAACGAATTGAGCTTTTGCGATAGAAAGCTCTTTTACCAAGCTTTTAACATTTGAATGCTTAAACCTGTTCTCGTCAACTTGACTTACTATTACTTCAAAGTCAATACCTAATTGATTGAGTAATCTTCTTCTGGCTTTAGAAGCAGAGGCTAGTATCAACACAAAACCAAATGAATGGAATTAATTGATAAGCATATTATTAATCGAAGCACTAGAGCAATAAAGTGTCTTCCTCTAAATTCAGACTTCTATAAAGACGTGAAAGTTTCTGGTTTGTCAGCAGAAAAAGTATTGGAAATGAAAGATAAGTATATTGAAAGACCTCTGTTTCAAATAAGCAAATCAGAGAAAATAGAAAACAACTTCTTGTGGCTTATAAAAATTGGAGTTCTCAGGAGAGAGGTTGATGGCCAGGGACTAACATCAAAAGTTAGACTTACTCCTCTAGGCAGAATCATTCTCGAAAAGAACCCTAATATTGCTAATCAAAAAGCCACCCCTTTTGAATTATTCAGCAATTGGGTTTTTCGTAAGTTATTGAACACGTGAAAAAAGACATTCCCAATTCAGTCATGGTGCTTGGGACCTCTAGTGGAGCGGGTAAATCACTTATGGTAACAGCAATATGCAGGCTACTCCTTAGGCAAGGCAAAACTCCAATTCCTTTTAAAGGCCAGAACATGAGTAATAATGCATGGGTTGATAATAATGGTGGAGAAATGGCATATTCACAAGCAGTTCAAGCATGGGCCTCAGGACTTGAGCCAATTTGTTCTATGAATCCTATACTTTTAAAACCACAAGGAGACTGCACAAGCGAAATCATCCATAAAGGCAAAAGTGTTGGTATATCCTCAGCATCTGAGTATTACGAAAACTGGTTTATTTCTGGATGGGAAGTGATACAAAAAGCTATCAAAGAGCTATCAAATTCATATAAAGATAGCTTTTTTGTAGTTGAAGGCGCAGGGAGTCCAGTAGAGATAAATCTTCAACATAAAGACTTAACCAACCTAAAGCTAGCTAAATACTTAAATGCCAAATGCATATTAGTTGCAGATATAGAAAGAGGAGGAGTGTTTGCCCAAATCATAGGAACACTTGCACTATTAAAACCAAGCGAAAGGAGCTTAATAAAAGGAATAATTATAAATAGATTTCGTGGTGATATTGCCTTATTTAATGAAGGTCGCAAGTGGCTTGAAAAAGAA
Proteins encoded:
- the petM gene encoding cytochrome b6-f complex subunit PetM, which translates into the protein MASEIFGTAAIFWVLIPVGLLGGAFLLKIQGK
- a CDS encoding alpha/beta fold hydrolase, with translation MDPHQTKASKNSFSTDNPNWGKHHFWNWNNFYCHWRVLGSTNKQPLVLIHGFGASSSHWRSNADFFVQKGFRVYALDLIGFGKSEQPGPNKIKKLDNYFWSMQIAAFLQNIVETHKNGKAILLGNSLGALTAITTAAFYPELVGPVIAEPLPDPALINSNNFKSPHWFLLIKKNLLNIFFRLFPLELLIPLIVKSNLINLALQAAYYNSIKKDNELKRIVSEPAKRNSAPRALRAMCIGMATRNKEHTAPFLLDRINSMPNHSPILLAWGREDKFVPLRIGQGLKNQYPWLDLFILENTGHCPHDESSRNFNNYILNWLKNHLEGYIQ
- the ilvN gene encoding acetolactate synthase small subunit, whose translation is MKHTLSVLVEDQSGALSRISGLFARRGFNIDSLAVGPAEAPGISRLTMVVEGDDRTLQQMTKQLDKLVNVLNVIDLTTLPAVERELMLLKVSANNEHRSSILDLVQVFRAKVVDVSNNALTLEVVGDPGKLVALEKLLEPYGILEIARTGKVALERASGINTELLKSSSKSKNLPS
- a CDS encoding peptidylprolyl isomerase; the encoded protein is MRLVFILKYFIGLLSLLSVFGCAVPVRKTSKDFCLKEGNKCIDQIINVQMITNRGEVVLQLDGKSAPLTSTNFLSLVDRSLYDGSYFNNVIKDPFPYIVRGGYQGHKYNLDLDAKLENQSYINNKSIALKNIPLEIKIRGEDIPRYNELIFMSDDFKRIVLTHRRGSLSMARSIGLNSANMEFNIALKDLPELDGRYSVFGKVVKGMNVIDLIEEGDVILSIKRIRN
- a CDS encoding photosystem I assembly protein Ycf4, with amino-acid sequence MSADLQPSLNTVEPSEKFLEQIVKGSRKNSNYIVATLLTIGGIGFSLAALSSYFGKDFLPLGNAATLIFVPQGLFMGFYGVLGTSIAAYLWALIKVDYGSGFNRFDKEKGVLSISRQGFFKEIVVQVSIEEIQAVKLEIREGFNPRRRICLRLKGRNDLPISPVGGPQPLLMLEQEGAELARFLKVNLEGLSN
- the psbD gene encoding photosystem II D2 protein (photosystem q(a) protein), with protein sequence MTIAVGSAQERGWFDVLDDWLKRDRFVFVGWSGLLLFPTAYLAIGGWFLGTTFVTSWYTHGVASSYLEGCNFLTAAVSTPGDAMGHSLLFLWGPEAQGSLVRWLQLGGLWNFVVLHGAFSLIGFMLRQFEIARLVGIRPYNALAFSAVIAVYSACFLIYPLGQHSWFFAPSFGVAAIFRFILFIQGFHNITLNPFHMMGVAGILGGALLCAIHGATVQNTLYEDTSVYSGGKAQSTTFRAFDPTQEEETYSMITANRFWSQIFGIAFSNKRFLHFLMLFVPVMGMWCAAIGIVGLALNLRAYDFVSQEIRAAEDPEFETFYTKNILLNEGMRAWMSSVDQPHENFVFPEEVLPRGNAL
- the psbC gene encoding photosystem II reaction center protein CP43, producing METPFNNLLKAPNQSIEETGYAWYVGNARLINLSGKLLGAHIAHTGLMVFWAGAMMLYEVSHFTFDKPMWEQGLILLPHVAMFGYGIGPGGEVVDIMPYFQAGVIHLVSSAILGFGGIYHSLAGPEKLEEEFPFFSTDWRDKDQMTTILGRHLCVLGLGAIAFSINWQFLGGLYDTWAPGGGEVRLITPTTDPGIIFGYLFQTPWGGGGNMVGVNSVEDIVGGHYYLGIIELIGGHFHMQTKPFGWARRAFIWNGEALLSYALGGLCVASFYASTFVWFNNTAYPSEFYGPTNAEASQAQSFTFLVRDQRIGANVGTTMGPTGLGKYLMRSPTGEIIFGGETMRFWDFRGPWLEPLRGENGLSLDKIQNDIQPWQVRRAAEYMTHAPNASINSVGGIITEPNAVNFVNLRQWLASAHFFLGWFTFIGHLWHAGRARAAAGGFEKGIDRKTEPALSMPDLD
- a CDS encoding nucleoside triphosphate pyrophosphatase, with translation MLILASASKARRRLLNQLGIDFEVIVSQVDENRFKHSNVKSLVKELSIAKAQFVSSKILLEDEENSKFQAVLGCDSLFEFKGNVFGKPKDDQEAIQRWKLMSAKTGILHTGHCLLYRKTAEKNFLNCDFKGVIQEVISTKINFSELTHAEIEDYVRTKEPMNCAGCFALEGKGAFYIKSIEGCYSNVIGLSLPWLRNALAIAGIDFGFKKA
- a CDS encoding Npun_F0494 family protein, with product MELIDKHIINRSTRAIKCLPLNSDFYKDVKVSGLSAEKVLEMKDKYIERPLFQISKSEKIENNFLWLIKIGVLRREVDGQGLTSKVRLTPLGRIILEKNPNIANQKATPFELFSNWVFRKLLNT